The Myotis daubentonii chromosome 1, mMyoDau2.1, whole genome shotgun sequence genome includes the window AAGCTAAAGCTGAAAGAGGCCCAGCACTAGGTTGCTGCGGGTCAGCCTTCCTGGGAACCTGCATGAGTCATATAAAGACTTAAGGGATATTGAACGGGAACAAGGGAGCTCTACCGTGGACTGAAACGATTGGAAAGCCAAAGGGCGCCTAGACTAGAGATGGTGGGAAGTCAGTCCCCAAAGTGGTTAGAAATCATGGTAATTGAACTACCGGTCCCCAGGATCAATTCAATTCCTAACTGAAGTAGGCGAGCTTTAGGCTTGCCTGCATCGATTTTTGTGTCTTAAAGGTTTAGGCATGTACATTGAAGCCGGGTCTCGCGTCCAGGGGCCCCAGAAAAGGCCGAAATCCTAGCATTTCAATGGAAAGACGCCAAGGCCATCATTCCATTTCTGGAGTTGATGACGAAGTCTGGTCTGCATAAGCCTTTCATGGGTTTAGAGGAGCGGACATCCCAGCTCACCCAGGCCTTTGCACTCTTCTCCCCGGGCCGGCCCGCCAACTCTTCGGTACAAAGTACAGCAGGGATGCGGGCGGAGCCTTTCCTAGCGGCGCAGCCGTCTGTCTCCCAGCGGACACCTACATGGATTTCCAATGTGCGTCTGGCACATTCTGGAGGGAGCCTCAGGCTCCTTCCGTGCTCGCAGCCGCGCAGCCTCCTTCCGGTCGATATTCCCTTGGGAGACGCAGGCACTACAAGCTTTAATAGAGATTCGCAATGGTTTGCCCAGGGCCTCGAACACCCCCGACCACCGCGAAGAGCTGCCTGCGGCGATGTAACGCAGAAGCCCCAAACGCAGGGTTGTTGCCCCTACTCCCAAGGCGCCGGGCTTAGGGTCAATTTCCGTGACTCGAAGAGCATATGCGTAGGTGCCCGTGTTGGGTCCCTCCCAAAGAAAGGAGTTGAACCTCACGAAGCACGTCACCGCGCCACCAGGCTGCACAGGCACTTTGCACGGGCATCTCCGCGGGGTCCGGAGGTGGCGCGCCCCAGGTAAGTAGGACGGGGAAAGTAAGGAGGAGCTGGACCAgcggggcgggaggtggggttTAGGTCCCCGGGCGATTGGACCCCAGTGGAGTAAGGGCTCCCTTAGGGCGGGGCAGCAGCTGAGCATAACTGAGATGAACTCCAGACACCTATCTATGCCTGGGGTCTGCTTCCGTCTTTGCCTTGGCTGGGGGCCGGGTGAAGCGGAAGAATCTACACCTTtggttcccacccaccctccagaaAGGCGGAGAAACTCCGCTGGTCCCCGTGCGGGATGGGTAAAGGGAGCTGCAGGGCAGCcccagggaaaaagaaaaaaaaaaaagaagaaaaaaaaaactactcgGATTGAACCGAGCGCGGGACTGGGAAAAACACAAAATGGGGAGAGGTGATAAGCCTCCTATATAGCcgtcctttctctttctctccccctccccttccctttcgtAGCTGCTGACGCGCTGGTGGTGCTTATTAATCATTCACCAGCCCAGAGCGCGCCAGTTAATGGCTGTGCGGCTCGGGGCTACAGTCTCCCGGCTTCCCCTCTCCGCGCTCGCGAGTGGCCAGGCGCCCGGAGCGGCAAGCGGCTGCGCGCCGGCAGCAGTTGGGCCATGCGTCCCGCGGGCGCGGGTCGGAGCCGAGCTCCCGGCCGCCGCTGTGCGCTACCCTCCGGCGCCAGGCGGCAGTGAGCCGCGGGCAGACGGCCGGGCTGCTGAGTGAGGGCGCCAGCGGCGGGGGTCCAGGagagctccccagccccagcagccccaccgTCCCCCACCCGCGGAGATGTTTCCCAATGGCAccgcctcctctccctgctctcccagccccagcccgggcAGCTGTGGCGAAGGCAGCGGCagcaggggccctggggccgGCGCCGCGGACGGCATGGAGGAGCCCGGGCGAAATGCGTCCCAGAACGGGACCTTGAGCGAAGGCCAGGGCAGCGCCATCCTCATCTCCTTCATCTACTCCGTGGTGTGCCTGGTGGGGCTGTGTGGGAATTCCATGGTCATCTATGTGATCCTGCGCTACGCCAAGATGAAGACGGCCACCAACATCTACATCCTCAACCTGGCCATTGCCGACGAGCTGCTCATGCTCAGCGTGCCCTTCCTGGTCACCTCCACGCTGCTCCGCCACTGGCCCTTCGGCGCGCTGCTCTGCCGCCTCGTGCTCAGTGTGGACGCGGTCAACATGTTCACCAGCATCTACTGTCTGACCGTGCTCAGCGTGGACCGCTACGTGGCCGTGGTGCACCCCATCAAGGCAGCGCGCTACCGCCGGCCCACTGTGGCCAAGGTGGTGAACTTGGGGGTGTGGGTGCTCTCGCTGCTGGTCATTCTGCCCATCGTGGTCTTCTCACGCACGGCGGCCAACAGTGACGGCACCGTGGCCTGCAACATGCTCATGCCCGAGCCCGCCCAGCGCTGGCTGGTGGGCTTCGTGTTGTACACGTTTCTCATGGGCTTCCTGCTGCCCGTCGGGGCCATCTGCCTGTGCTACGTGCTCATCATCACCAAAATGCGCATGGTCGCCCTCAAGGCCGGCTGGCAGCAGCGCAAGCGCTCCGAGCGTAAGATCAccctgatggtgatgatggtggtgatggtgtttgTCATCTGCTGGATGCCTTTCTACGTGGTGCAGCTGGTCAATGTGTTCGCGGAGCAGGACGACGCCACGGTGAGCCAGCTGTCGGTCATCCTCGGCTATGCCAACAGCTGCGCCAACCCCATCCTCTACGGCTTCCTCTCGGACAACTTCAAGCGCTCTTTCCAGCGCATCCTGTGCCTCAGCTGGATGGACAACGCCACGGAGGAGCCCGTGGACTACTACGCCACCGCCCTCAAGAGCCGCGCCTACAGCGTGGAGGACTTTCAGCCCGAGAACCTGGAGTCCGGGGGCGTCTTCCGCAATGGCACCTGCACGTCCCGGATCACGACTCTCTGAGGCGGGCCCTCGCAGGGGAGGGTGAGGACAAAGGGGAGCCGGGTGTGCGAGGTGAAAGTATCCCAGGGGGCAGGGTGCGGTGTGGCAAAGTG containing:
- the SSTR1 gene encoding somatostatin receptor type 1, translating into MFPNGTASSPCSPSPSPGSCGEGSGSRGPGAGAADGMEEPGRNASQNGTLSEGQGSAILISFIYSVVCLVGLCGNSMVIYVILRYAKMKTATNIYILNLAIADELLMLSVPFLVTSTLLRHWPFGALLCRLVLSVDAVNMFTSIYCLTVLSVDRYVAVVHPIKAARYRRPTVAKVVNLGVWVLSLLVILPIVVFSRTAANSDGTVACNMLMPEPAQRWLVGFVLYTFLMGFLLPVGAICLCYVLIITKMRMVALKAGWQQRKRSERKITLMVMMVVMVFVICWMPFYVVQLVNVFAEQDDATVSQLSVILGYANSCANPILYGFLSDNFKRSFQRILCLSWMDNATEEPVDYYATALKSRAYSVEDFQPENLESGGVFRNGTCTSRITTL